A window of the Dethiosulfovibrio peptidovorans genome harbors these coding sequences:
- a CDS encoding betaine reductase, producing MKLEIGEFHVKDIVFGEALSYADGILTVNKEELLNHVKEEEPGITTADLRIVHPGDRVRLCPVKEAVEMRCKVSGKSQGIFPGVTSPLGQAGHGRTHALKGCSLIVVGEHMGGFQDGVIDMGGRYQDQTIFGNMVNLVFVADTNEDFERHEQQKKNKALRWGGMKLAEFIGQCVKDMAPESMEVFELPPVTERSAKENELPGVVYVLQPQTQMEAMGYNTLIYGWDGNHMLPTFMHPNELLDGCMVSGSFMPTSSKISTYEFGVNPVVKRLLAEHGKTINFLGVIMSTLNVKMTEKDRCAKMLAQMASNLGAVGAIVAEEGYGNPDVDYTAALVELEKIGIKTVGISDEATGRDGGSQPLVSMNPMTDALVSTGNVSQLFELEPMEVIGELEALARDGSSGGWEGCVRPDGSATMENNGMFCCNHISGFSRKTCADF from the coding sequence ATGAAGCTTGAGATAGGTGAGTTTCACGTTAAAGATATCGTTTTCGGCGAGGCGCTCTCGTACGCTGACGGCATCCTGACCGTCAACAAAGAGGAGCTCCTCAACCACGTCAAGGAGGAGGAACCGGGCATCACGACAGCCGACCTCAGGATCGTCCATCCAGGAGACAGGGTTCGTCTGTGCCCCGTCAAAGAGGCCGTCGAGATGCGATGCAAGGTCTCGGGCAAGAGTCAGGGGATCTTTCCCGGGGTCACCTCCCCTCTGGGACAGGCCGGTCACGGTCGGACTCACGCCCTGAAGGGATGCAGCCTGATCGTTGTGGGCGAGCACATGGGCGGGTTCCAGGACGGCGTTATCGATATGGGCGGTCGCTACCAGGATCAGACCATCTTCGGCAACATGGTGAACCTGGTGTTCGTGGCCGATACCAACGAGGATTTCGAACGCCATGAGCAGCAGAAGAAAAACAAGGCTCTTCGCTGGGGTGGCATGAAGCTCGCCGAGTTCATCGGCCAGTGCGTCAAGGACATGGCGCCCGAGTCCATGGAGGTCTTCGAATTACCGCCGGTAACCGAACGCTCAGCCAAGGAGAACGAGCTTCCCGGGGTGGTCTATGTCCTTCAGCCTCAGACCCAGATGGAGGCTATGGGGTACAACACCCTGATCTACGGCTGGGACGGCAATCACATGCTGCCGACGTTCATGCATCCTAACGAGCTGTTGGACGGCTGCATGGTCTCGGGAAGTTTCATGCCCACGTCGTCCAAGATCTCCACGTACGAGTTTGGAGTGAACCCGGTGGTGAAACGACTCTTGGCCGAGCACGGCAAGACGATCAACTTCCTGGGCGTGATCATGTCAACCCTAAACGTGAAGATGACCGAGAAGGACCGGTGTGCCAAGATGCTTGCCCAGATGGCGTCTAACCTGGGAGCCGTGGGGGCGATCGTAGCCGAGGAAGGCTACGGAAACCCTGACGTAGACTACACCGCAGCCCTGGTCGAGCTGGAGAAGATCGGCATCAAAACCGTGGGCATTTCCGACGAGGCAACGGGCCGAGACGGCGGTTCCCAACCGTTGGTGTCCATGAACCCCATGACCGACGCCCTGGTATCGACGGGCAACGTATCACAGCTGTTCGAGCTGGAGCCCATGGAGGTTATTGGAGAACTGGAGGCCCTGGCCCGAGACGGCAGTTCCGGTGGATGGGAGGGCTGCGTTCGTCCCGACGGTTCGGCCACCATGGAGAACAACGGCATGTTCTGTTGCAATCACATCAGCGGGTTTTCCCGGAAGACCTGCGCCGATTTTTAG
- a CDS encoding glycine/betaine/sarcosine/D-proline family reductase selenoprotein B, whose amino-acid sequence MAMKAIHYINQFFGQVGGEEAADAKPTFHTELVGCSNMLNGMMPDVQVTHTIICGDNYVTGHTDEAMAEILGWLEKEEFDIFFAGPAFMAGRYGVGCGLVCKAVKEKFGVPVITSMNEENPGVEQFRSEAYVFHGGRKATFMKDDMEKMAAFAQKIARGEDLKPAAEEGYYPRGVRFEIPHPKGTMAADRVVDMLIKKLNGEAFQSELVVPKTDSIPPAPPVKDLSKATIALVSSGGVVPVDNPDHIQSASATKWGKYDISKRDNLPQGVFKTIHAGFDPAAMCAVPDRGVPVDAMRFWEKEGKFGKLHDFFYVTVGTGTTQAYAAKFGREIAQELKNAGVDAVVLTATUGTCTRCGATMAKEIERAGFPVVVMCNLLDVAKTVGSNRMVQTVSVPYPLGDPELSPEDEWALRKHRVEVALDSLNKEVEEPTVFPTKL is encoded by the coding sequence ATGGCGATGAAAGCTATTCACTATATCAATCAGTTTTTCGGTCAAGTTGGAGGCGAGGAAGCCGCCGATGCAAAACCGACTTTCCACACAGAGTTGGTCGGCTGCTCCAACATGCTCAACGGCATGATGCCCGACGTTCAGGTAACCCACACGATCATCTGTGGAGATAACTACGTCACGGGACACACCGACGAAGCCATGGCAGAGATCCTGGGATGGCTTGAGAAGGAGGAGTTCGACATATTCTTCGCCGGGCCGGCTTTTATGGCCGGACGGTACGGAGTGGGATGCGGCCTGGTGTGCAAGGCCGTCAAGGAGAAGTTCGGCGTACCGGTGATCACGTCCATGAACGAGGAAAACCCCGGCGTCGAGCAGTTCAGATCGGAGGCGTACGTGTTCCACGGTGGACGAAAGGCCACATTCATGAAGGACGATATGGAGAAGATGGCCGCCTTCGCCCAAAAGATCGCCAGGGGAGAGGATCTGAAACCCGCAGCCGAGGAGGGCTATTATCCCCGGGGCGTCCGTTTCGAAATCCCCCATCCCAAGGGGACCATGGCGGCGGACCGGGTCGTGGATATGCTCATCAAGAAGCTCAATGGCGAAGCCTTCCAGAGCGAGCTGGTGGTCCCCAAGACGGATTCTATCCCCCCTGCACCTCCCGTGAAGGATCTGAGCAAGGCGACCATCGCCCTCGTTTCCTCCGGCGGGGTGGTGCCAGTGGACAACCCTGATCATATCCAGTCGGCCTCGGCAACCAAGTGGGGCAAGTATGACATCTCCAAGAGGGACAATCTCCCCCAAGGGGTCTTCAAGACCATCCACGCCGGCTTCGACCCGGCTGCCATGTGTGCCGTGCCCGACCGGGGCGTGCCGGTGGATGCCATGAGATTCTGGGAAAAGGAAGGCAAGTTCGGCAAGCTCCACGACTTCTTCTACGTCACGGTAGGAACCGGGACCACCCAGGCCTACGCTGCCAAGTTCGGCAGGGAGATCGCTCAGGAGCTGAAGAACGCCGGCGTGGATGCTGTGGTTCTGACGGCCACCTGAGGAACCTGTACTCGTTGCGGTGCAACGATGGCGAAGGAGATCGAGCGTGCGGGATTCCCCGTGGTGGTGATGTGCAACCTTCTGGACGTGGCCAAGACCGTCGGGTCCAACCGGATGGTGCAGACCGTGTCGGTCCCCTATCCTCTGGGAGATCCCGAGCTGAGCCCCGAGGACGAATGGGCCCTGAGAAAACATCGGGTCGAGGTGGCCCTGGATTCTTTGAACAAAGAGGTCGAGGAACCCACCGTGTTCCCCACAAAACTCTAG
- a CDS encoding translation initiation factor, which produces MARGPKREKRSPDQWDDGVVHESHFAEAAEALGFSIAQPDKEAPSVSPSSGRPEIAEILRGQRAGLRIERKGRRGKTVTVVEALVLLPEALAQVARELRKALGCGSSVEDGAVVLQGDNRDRIASWLRARGVHVRG; this is translated from the coding sequence ATGGCGAGAGGACCCAAAAGGGAGAAACGCTCCCCGGATCAATGGGACGACGGCGTCGTTCATGAGTCCCACTTTGCCGAGGCGGCCGAGGCCCTGGGATTTTCAATTGCCCAACCGGATAAAGAGGCCCCATCGGTCTCACCGTCTTCGGGACGTCCTGAAATAGCGGAAATCCTCCGGGGGCAGCGTGCAGGGCTTCGGATCGAGAGAAAGGGGCGACGGGGAAAGACCGTCACGGTGGTCGAGGCGCTGGTTCTCCTGCCGGAAGCTTTGGCTCAGGTGGCTCGGGAGCTTCGCAAGGCTTTGGGGTGTGGCTCCTCCGTGGAGGATGGCGCTGTGGTTTTGCAGGGGGACAATCGGGATCGCATCGCCTCATGGCTTCGAGCTCGGGGCGTTCACGTTCGAGGATGA
- a CDS encoding transketolase, with protein MKKTVMTDERLRELEEGFRQCSGWAVSMVARAGSGHPAGSLSSMRLYMAAYEQADLSPENWREIDRDHVVISHGHTSPGAYAALAYHGFVDPLDVIAGFRRCGSAFQGHVERTVPGIDWGSGNLGQGLAAAVGFALALKARGADRWVYVLMGDGEQPKGQVAEARRIAVAHGVKNITVLVDCNDIQISGRVEEVMPVNIPALWEADGWTVLKADGRDFASIYESMDQARAQEAPTVIFCSTVMGDGVSFMEDKPDYHGKAATGDLYRQAMEELDQPDWLSRVADRAEPVVTGYEDIPLPLVNLELGTPNTYGLDGKTDNRSAFGNALADVGELNIGVAGKTPILVFDCDLSGSVKTAAFAKALPARFVQCGIQEHGTATVAGAASCCGVVPVWADFGAFGLAEVYNQQRLNDINRTNLKLVLTHVGLDVGEDGMTHQSIDYISLLANTFGWKLVVPVDPNQTDRATRWALTEPGNVCLAMGRSTMVPVAGLDGEPFFGERPFRYGEAIRLRDGDDGAVLALGAMTARALEAADRLAERGVHVKVYAVSCPLEVDQKALADATSTGRVVTLEDHCARTGMGALWSLAAAELGARSSWRFMGVTRYGDSGPSADVYRAMGLTAEDVVTAVESLIR; from the coding sequence ATGAAAAAAACCGTTATGACTGATGAACGATTGAGGGAGTTGGAGGAAGGTTTCCGGCAGTGTTCCGGCTGGGCTGTGTCCATGGTAGCTCGAGCCGGAAGCGGGCATCCCGCCGGCTCCCTGTCGAGTATGAGATTGTACATGGCCGCCTACGAGCAGGCGGATCTGTCGCCCGAAAACTGGCGGGAGATCGACAGGGATCACGTTGTCATCAGCCATGGCCACACGTCTCCCGGGGCGTATGCTGCCCTGGCATATCACGGTTTTGTCGATCCTCTTGACGTTATCGCCGGTTTCAGGAGATGCGGCAGTGCCTTTCAGGGACACGTAGAGCGCACCGTCCCCGGAATCGACTGGGGAAGCGGCAACCTCGGCCAGGGATTGGCCGCCGCCGTGGGGTTTGCCCTGGCGTTGAAGGCCAGGGGGGCGGACCGCTGGGTCTACGTGCTCATGGGAGATGGCGAACAGCCCAAAGGACAGGTGGCCGAGGCTCGACGCATCGCCGTGGCTCATGGGGTCAAAAACATCACCGTGCTGGTGGACTGTAACGATATTCAGATCAGCGGTCGGGTGGAGGAGGTCATGCCGGTGAACATCCCGGCTCTCTGGGAGGCAGACGGCTGGACTGTTCTCAAGGCCGACGGTCGCGATTTTGCGTCCATCTACGAAAGCATGGATCAGGCTCGTGCCCAGGAAGCTCCCACGGTGATTTTCTGTTCCACCGTCATGGGTGACGGAGTCTCCTTTATGGAGGACAAGCCGGACTATCATGGCAAGGCTGCCACGGGGGACCTGTACCGTCAGGCCATGGAGGAGCTTGACCAGCCCGATTGGTTGTCTCGGGTGGCGGATCGTGCTGAGCCCGTCGTGACCGGGTATGAGGATATTCCGCTTCCTTTAGTGAACCTGGAGCTCGGTACCCCGAACACCTATGGCCTTGATGGAAAGACTGATAACAGATCTGCCTTCGGGAACGCTCTGGCCGACGTGGGGGAGCTCAATATCGGAGTGGCAGGCAAGACGCCTATCCTGGTTTTTGACTGCGATCTGTCCGGTTCTGTCAAGACCGCTGCCTTTGCGAAGGCCCTTCCTGCCCGATTCGTCCAGTGCGGGATCCAGGAACACGGCACCGCGACGGTGGCAGGAGCTGCCAGCTGTTGCGGGGTCGTCCCCGTGTGGGCCGATTTCGGTGCCTTCGGCTTGGCCGAGGTCTATAACCAGCAGCGCCTCAACGACATCAACAGGACGAACCTTAAGCTCGTCCTCACCCACGTGGGGCTCGACGTGGGGGAGGACGGAATGACCCATCAGTCCATCGACTACATCTCCCTTCTCGCCAACACCTTTGGCTGGAAGCTCGTGGTGCCAGTCGATCCCAACCAGACCGACCGGGCGACCCGGTGGGCCCTGACCGAGCCGGGGAACGTGTGCCTCGCCATGGGGCGAAGCACCATGGTTCCGGTTGCCGGTCTTGACGGCGAGCCCTTTTTCGGGGAGCGACCCTTCCGATACGGCGAGGCGATTCGCCTTCGAGACGGCGACGACGGGGCTGTTCTGGCCCTGGGGGCCATGACGGCCAGAGCTTTGGAGGCCGCAGATCGTCTGGCCGAGAGGGGCGTGCATGTCAAGGTCTACGCCGTCTCCTGTCCTCTGGAGGTCGATCAGAAGGCCCTTGCAGACGCGACCTCAACGGGAAGGGTTGTCACCCTGGAGGATCACTGTGCCAGAACCGGCATGGGCGCTCTGTGGAGTTTGGCTGCCGCTGAGCTGGGAGCACGGTCTTCTTGGCGCTTTATGGGGGTCACCAGATATGGCGATTCGGGACCCAGTGCCGACGTTTACCGAGCCATGGGGCTTACCGCCGAGGATGTGGTTACCGCTGTGGAGAGCCTGATTCGGTGA
- a CDS encoding histidine kinase, which translates to MTKDDRSLDDISYRLFFDRTFDPIALYRLEGEIIRFLDVNPAYERVMGVSKDDVVGKTFPQVWPTTEACWHRIILDSLEKETSAHCESYCREIDKYLEAIAFPIPPDRVSVIFLDRTKWKKSEEKLREKQELLLEYREELRGLAAQLTLSEEQTRRAIATQLHDTIGYSLVSLLHRLQSFRENGISPEAIDQAIQSVEALIEDSRDLMFQVSPPTLYELGLNPALEALAERLLKPEAIAYDFQGGNLTHQADNQICILLYQMTRELLVNVIKHAQASHVSIRVHRGPGKIQVVVEDDGVGFPHPFTLKWGQLKGFGLFSIRERLHPIGGSIKIISEPGAGATIAMTAPLFMPHPHGAAKAPS; encoded by the coding sequence ATGACGAAAGACGACAGGAGCCTGGACGATATCTCCTACAGGCTCTTTTTCGACCGAACATTCGACCCCATCGCCCTGTACCGGCTGGAGGGGGAGATCATCCGCTTTCTCGACGTGAATCCAGCGTACGAACGGGTTATGGGCGTCTCGAAAGACGACGTGGTGGGAAAAACCTTCCCCCAGGTCTGGCCCACAACGGAAGCATGCTGGCATCGGATTATCCTCGACAGCTTGGAAAAGGAGACGTCGGCCCACTGCGAAAGCTATTGCCGGGAGATCGACAAATACCTGGAAGCCATCGCCTTTCCCATCCCTCCTGACCGGGTGTCGGTGATCTTTCTGGATCGCACCAAATGGAAAAAATCCGAGGAAAAACTTCGGGAGAAACAGGAACTGCTTCTGGAATACAGAGAGGAGCTCCGAGGTCTCGCTGCCCAGCTGACCCTGTCGGAGGAGCAAACTCGACGGGCCATCGCAACCCAGCTCCACGACACCATAGGGTACTCGCTTGTCTCGCTCCTCCATCGTCTTCAGTCCTTTCGGGAGAACGGGATCTCCCCGGAAGCCATCGATCAGGCTATCCAATCGGTGGAGGCCCTCATTGAGGACAGCCGGGACCTCATGTTCCAGGTGAGTCCCCCTACCCTGTACGAACTGGGTCTCAACCCGGCACTTGAGGCCCTGGCAGAGCGGCTTCTCAAGCCAGAGGCAATCGCCTACGACTTTCAGGGAGGCAATCTGACCCATCAAGCCGACAACCAGATATGTATCCTCCTCTACCAGATGACCAGGGAACTCCTAGTCAACGTGATCAAGCACGCCCAGGCATCCCATGTATCCATTCGGGTTCACCGGGGACCGGGCAAAATCCAGGTCGTCGTGGAGGACGACGGCGTGGGCTTTCCTCACCCCTTTACGCTGAAATGGGGGCAGCTTAAGGGGTTCGGCCTCTTCAGCATCCGAGAGCGCCTTCATCCCATCGGCGGGTCCATCAAGATCATCTCCGAACCAGGAGCCGGAGCCACTATCGCCATGACCGCCCCCCTGTTCATGCCCCACCCACATGGGGCAGCGAAGGCACCGTCATGA
- a CDS encoding DNA-binding response regulator, producing MISLVLADDHELFLEGLQDILNKEPDLEILALARNGREALEHVLRLRPKVLVMDITMPEMNGVETARRIRSSRKDLPILALSMHADKRFIAEIFRAGASGYALKEGSSTQLIQAIRTVASGDVYLSPKIASILVQEYIKLLDMDIPSPASLLSDREREVLTMLVRGDTSRAIAEGLHISKNTVDTHRRKIMEKVNCGSIAELTRFAIREGLADLT from the coding sequence ATGATCTCCCTGGTCCTGGCCGACGACCACGAACTGTTTCTTGAGGGCCTTCAAGACATCCTGAACAAAGAGCCGGATCTGGAAATTCTGGCTTTGGCCCGAAACGGCAGGGAGGCCCTGGAACACGTCCTCCGACTTCGCCCCAAAGTATTGGTCATGGACATCACCATGCCGGAGATGAACGGCGTCGAGACCGCACGGCGAATCAGATCATCGAGGAAGGATCTCCCCATCCTGGCCCTGTCGATGCACGCCGACAAACGCTTCATCGCAGAGATATTCCGGGCCGGTGCGTCGGGCTACGCCCTCAAGGAGGGCAGCTCCACCCAGCTCATCCAAGCAATCCGAACCGTGGCGTCTGGAGACGTGTACCTCTCGCCCAAGATCGCCTCCATATTGGTACAAGAATATATCAAGCTCCTGGACATGGACATCCCTTCTCCTGCATCCCTCCTCTCCGATCGGGAACGAGAGGTCTTGACAATGCTGGTGCGAGGTGACACCTCCCGGGCCATCGCCGAAGGCCTCCACATCAGCAAAAACACGGTGGACACTCATCGACGAAAAATAATGGAAAAGGTGAACTGCGGCAGTATCGCCGAACTCACCCGCTTCGCCATTCGGGAAGGCCTGGCCGATCTGACGTGA
- a CDS encoding tRNA (adenine-N1)-methyltransferase has translation MSLGGYARLWASNKKSDAFLVRVTSGGTLGSRLGAIYHDDILAAGYGGQVISSKGTVFFVLRPTLADFCTKIRRVTQVVYPKDIGAVLLSLNVGPGASVLECGSGSGGMTVVLAHMVGDEGTVVSYDLREEHQAVARENCHRWGVGDRVRFCLADLEMAPIAEQDMDACFVDVRCPWKVLPSVLPSIVPGGRVGILVPTVNQVESTLSCLREQGCADLSVIETFQRRWRTNPERLRPDDTMVGHTGFLVFASTLSEEVAPDEYW, from the coding sequence ATCTCTCTCGGGGGATACGCCCGACTCTGGGCCTCCAATAAAAAAAGTGACGCCTTTTTGGTTCGTGTGACTTCCGGTGGTACGCTCGGCAGTCGACTGGGGGCGATTTATCACGACGATATCCTGGCCGCTGGGTACGGCGGTCAGGTGATCTCATCTAAAGGAACGGTTTTTTTCGTGCTTCGCCCGACTCTGGCGGATTTCTGTACCAAGATTCGCCGAGTGACCCAGGTGGTATACCCTAAGGACATCGGGGCGGTCCTCCTCTCCCTGAACGTGGGACCGGGAGCGTCGGTTCTCGAGTGCGGTTCGGGTTCCGGGGGAATGACGGTGGTCCTGGCCCACATGGTGGGAGACGAGGGGACAGTGGTCAGCTACGATCTTCGGGAGGAGCATCAGGCTGTGGCCCGGGAAAACTGTCACAGGTGGGGTGTTGGTGACCGGGTCCGGTTTTGCCTGGCCGACCTGGAGATGGCCCCCATCGCCGAGCAGGATATGGACGCCTGTTTTGTGGACGTTCGGTGTCCCTGGAAGGTGCTTCCGTCGGTCCTCCCGTCCATTGTACCCGGTGGCCGGGTGGGGATTTTGGTCCCCACGGTGAACCAGGTGGAAAGTACTCTCTCCTGCCTCAGAGAGCAGGGCTGTGCCGATCTGTCGGTGATCGAGACCTTTCAGCGTCGGTGGCGAACCAACCCGGAACGGCTTCGCCCCGACGATACTATGGTGGGGCACACGGGGTTTCTCGTCTTTGCGTCCACGCTGTCTGAGGAGGTGGCCCCGGATGAGTACTGGTAA